The following proteins are encoded in a genomic region of Triticum dicoccoides isolate Atlit2015 ecotype Zavitan chromosome 1B, WEW_v2.0, whole genome shotgun sequence:
- the LOC119328474 gene encoding uncharacterized protein LOC119328474 produces the protein MAMASTASAVSFSARPSTVRPRAASAGAGRVPAGTPQGGKWWAPLVGWSGKADYIEAAPPVVAEEEKPGRSFVGGLTEEKARQLRARMSETESFHDAMYHSAIASRLARSS, from the coding sequence ATGGCCATGGCATCGACCGCGTCCGCCGTCTCCTTCTCCGCCCGCCCCTCCACGGTCCGGCCACGCGCTGCCTCCGCCGGGGCCGGGCGGGTTCCCGCGGGGACACCCCAGGGAGGCAAGTGGTGGGCGCCGCTGGTCGGCTGGTCCGGGAAGGCCGACTACATCGAGGCCGCGCCGCCGGTGGTGGCCGAGGAGGAGAAGCCCGGGAGGTCCTTCGTGGGCGGCCTGACGGAGGAGAAGGCGCGGCAGCTGCGGGCCCGGATGTCGGAGACGGAGAGCTTCCACGACGCCATGTACCACTCCGCCATCGCCTCCCGCCTCGCCCGCTCCTCCTAG